In Humulus lupulus chromosome 6, drHumLupu1.1, whole genome shotgun sequence, a single genomic region encodes these proteins:
- the LOC133783426 gene encoding subtilisin-like protease SBT5.4 — translation MKGKAMAPHSSVVSSSSLLSMFLIFTLLQSSLLEATEKKTYIVYMGTHSHGLNPSSDALEMATKFHHSLLGSYLGSEEKAKDAIIYSYNRHINGFAAILDEVEATEIRKHRDVISVFLSKKVKPATTRSWKFLGLERYNEVVPSQSIWKKARFGEDVIIGNLDSGVWPESKSFSEYEGIGPIPSKWRGSCQPTIGDKIHCNRKLIGVKYFSKGILTLLKMSNASIPKENFFTSRDTDGHGTHTLSTAGGSFVPRANILGFGNGTAKGGSPKARVAAYKVLWPTGDGADTLAAFEAAIADGVDVLSLSLVFPASDFLDNPISIGSFHAIMNNIVVVAGAGNDGPDPKTVNNVSPWMLTVAASTIDREFNSYVTLGNKKKLKGASLSSSSLPSQKFYPLINGADAKVAEVNPLKATLCRPNSLDPNKVKGKILICVAGDEISPSNKSHQAHLAGAVGMILINHILINDTEAETYVLPTSHLNATEGTFVYEYLNTTKNPIAYISPAKTEVRVKPSPIMASFSSRGPNPIEPALLKPDITAPGVNILAAFTEAVGPTKLTFDKRRVPFNIISGTSMACPHVSGIAGLLKTLHPDWSPAAIHSAIMTTARVQDSNKGPLLDWNKKKASPFEYGSGHVQPNRAMDPGLVYDRTIEDYVDFLCAHGIDETLLEKFTKKPYNKCPTSFNLANFNYPSIVVNNLSSQSVIITRKVKNVGSPGTYKAYVRAPNGVSIYVKPTSLKFSKIGEEKKFEIILKPKVVGKPKNYVFGQLKWSDGKHYVRSPIVVKY, via the exons ATGAAAGGGAAAGCTATGGCACCACACTCTAGTGTtgtttcttcttcatctcttctcTCAATGTTTCTTATTTTCACTTTGCTTCAATCATCACTACTCGAAGCCACTGAAAAAAAG ACATATATTGTGTACATGGGAACACATTCCCATGGTCTGAACCCTTCCTCAGATGCTCTTGAAATGGCCACAAAATTTCATCACAGCCTTCTTGGATCTTACTTGGGAAG TGAGGAAAAGGCAAAGGATGCCATCATTTACTCGTATAATAGACATATTAATGGCTTTGCAGCAATTCTTGATGAAGTAGAAGCTACAGAAATTCGAA AGCATCGAGATGTGATATCGGttttcttgagcaaaaaggtgaAACCAGCCACAACTCGTTCATGGAAGTTTCTTGGATTGGAAAGATATAACGAAGTCGTTCCTTCTCAATCTATTTGGAAAAAGGCACGCTTTGGTGAAGATGTAATTATTGGAAACTTGGACAGTG GTGTTTGGCCTGAATCAAAGAGCTTCAGTGAGTATGAAGGGATTGGACCTATCCCATCAAAATGGCGTGGAAGTTGTCAACCAACCATTGGAGATAAAATTCATTGCAATAG GAAGCTAATAGGAGTCAAGTACTTTAGCAAAGGCATTCTGACACTACTAAAGATGTCCAACGCCTCTATACCTAAGGAAAACTTTTTCACTAGTCGAGACACAGATGGACATGGGACTCATACTCTTTCCACAGCAGGGGGTAGCTTTGTCCCCAGAGCaaatattttgggatttggaaATGGTACCGCTAAGGGTGGTTCTCCAAAAGCTCGTGTGGCTGCTTACAAAGTTCTATGGCCTACGGGTGACGGTGCTGACACATTGGCAGCATTTGAAGCTGCAATAGCTGATGGCGTGGacgttctttctctctctcttgttttccCTGCAAGTGATTTTCTTGATAATCCCATTTCAATTGGAAGTTTTCATGCCATTATGAACAACATTGTCGTGGTTGCCGGGGCTGGAAACGATGGACCTGATCCTAAGACTGTAAATAATGTTTCACCGTGGATGTTAACTGTGGCAGCAAGTACAATTGATCGTGAGTTCAATAGTTACGTAACTCTTGGGaacaaaaaaaaacttaag GGAGCAAGCCTTTCATCAAGTAGCTTGCCTTCTCAAAAGTTTTATCCATTGATCAATGGTGCAGATGCTAAAGTTGCTGAAGTAAATCCTCTAAAAGC TACATTGTGCCGTCCTAATAGTCTTGATCCAAATAAGGTGAAGGGAAAGATCTTGATTTGTGTAGCTGGGGATGAGATTAGTCCCTCTAACAAGAGTCACCAAGCTCATCTTGCTGGCGCTGTTGGAATGATTCTAATTAATCATATTCTTATTAACGACACAGAAGCTGAGACCTATGTTCTTCCTACATCTCATCTCAATGCCACAGAGGGAACTTTTGTATATGAATACCTCAACACTACTAA GAACCCTATAGCTTACATATCTCCGGCAAAGACTGAAGTGAGAGTAAAACCATCACCAATTATGGCTTCATTCTCATCAAGAGGACCAAATCCCATAGAGCCAGCTTTGCTCAAG CCAGATATCACAGCACCTGGAGTAAATATTCTTGCTGCATTCACTGAAGCTGTTGGACCAACTAAACTAACATTTGATAAACGTCGAGTCCCATTCAATATAATTTCTGGAACTTCGATGGCATGCCCTCATGTTTCTGGGATTGCTGGTCTTCTCAAAACACTTCATCCAGATTGGAGTCCAGCTGCAATTCATTCGGCTATAATGACTACAg CAAGAGTACAAGATAGCAACAAGGGGCCATTGTTGGATTGGAACAAGAAAAAAGCATCACCTTTTGAATATGGTTCAGGCCATGTGCAACCAAATCGAGCTATGGACCCTGGACTTGTCTATGACCGAACTATTGAAGATTATGTGGACTTTTTATGTGCTCATGGCATTGATGAAACATTGCTTGAAAAATTTACTAAGAAGCCATATAATAAATGTCCCACCTCATTTAATCTAGCTAACTTCAACTATCCTTCCATTGTGGTTAATAATCTTAGTTCACAATCAGTGATAATTACTAGAAAAGTTAAGAATGTTGGCTCCCCGGGTACCTACAAGGCATATGTGAGGGCCCCAAATGGAGTTTCTATCTATGTTAAGCCCACAAGCTTGAAATTTAGCAAAATTGGTGAGGAAAAGAAATTTGAGATTATTTTGAAGCCAAAGGTTGTTGGGAAGCCTAAAAACTATGTGTTTGGACAGTTGAAATGGTCAGATGGGAAGCACTACGTTAGGAGTCCCATAGTAGTCAAGTACTAG